In Rhizorhabdus phycosphaerae, the genomic stretch CGAGGCGGCGACGATGCCGTCCGGAGCGCGATTGGCCGCGAGATGATCCGCGAACAGCTGATAGGCGCCTTCCGGCGTCAGCGAGGCCGGCAATACCCCTGCCGGTTCTATCCCGGCTTCGCGATGCGCATCGAGAAAGCCCGTATAGCGTGCGCTGATCTCGGGAACGTCGGCATGGCCGGCGAACAGGATGTGGCGCCTGCCCTTCTGGATCAGATGACGGGCGGCGATCCGTCCCCCGGCGACATTGTCGGTGCCCACCGAACAATATTTCTGGCCCTCGGCAAACTCGCCCCAGACGACCAGCGTCGAATAATTGTCCGCAGCTTCCTCGAGCACGTCTTCCTGATTCGACTGGCCGATCACGATCACACCGTCGAGCCGGCCGGAATTGGCCAGCGAATCGAGCCATAGCTTGTCGGTCGGAATGACGCGCGTGAGGAGCAGGTCATAGCCGCGATCGGTCACGGCATCGGCGACATGGCCCAATATCGTAATGAAGAAGGGATCGGAGACATGCTGGCCGACTTCATGCCCCAGCGGGAAGACGATCCCGATCGCGTTGGTCCGCTTCAGGCGGAGGTTTCGCGCCATCTGGTTCAGACGAAACCCATGCTCGCGGGCCAGCGCATTGATCCGGGTGCGCGTGTCGAGGCTGATCATCTTGCTGCCGGCAAGAGCCCGCGAAACGGTGGACGCCGAAACGCCTGCAAGGCGCGCCAGATCGGATATGCTGCTAACCGCGCCCTTGCCCCTGGCTCCAGACTTCACGTCATTTGGCATTGATGCGCCCCTTGGGCGGCCGGATCGGCCGCAGCTTTCAGGGCTCTTCCTTAGAAGGCCCGTTCGAGCCGGTCCAGCAGGCTGAGGGCGGGGCTGATGGCAGGGCCGGGCAGATCGGGTGCCTCGCCTTCGAGGCGGCGGACCCGCGCGTAGAGGTCGAGGCTCGATTCGACGAGCATCCGCGCCTGGGCTGGCAATCCATCGAGGACAATCCGCTCGGAGCCGGCTGCATCGCCGAGGCGCCGCGCCGAGGCCAGCGCCTCCTCGTCGCTCATCTGGCCGAGCTCGATCGCCCGCTCCGTCAGAAGCCAGGCGAGCACGTGCATCAATCGCGTGGTGACCTTGAGCGATTCGCAGCTCATCGTGACCCGGCCCAGCGGGTCCAGCGTCTCGCGATCCTCGCGGCCACGATGCTCGAAATAGGCCCGGGCCTCGTCAGCCAGCAGCATGGCTTCGGTGTAGAGGCTCTCCACGAGCCTGCCACGCAGCCGAATCTCCCGAGGACCATCGTTCATGAGTCGAACATGACATGGGTCCCGCACGGCCGAAAACGAAAAGAGGGTTAACGCCCCTCCTTTCGCCGTCGTTAACCACGAATGTCGGGAATTCAGTTACATTTGCCGTCGAGCTGCACCGCAAAACGCTGGAGTTCGCCGAGCTTCGACTCGATCGCCTCGCGCTGGCGCCGCAATTCGTCTTCCTTGAGTTCGCAGTAGCGCTTCGCCGCCGCGCGCTGGGCCGCGCCCTTGTCGCGCGGATCATAGAGATCGAGCAGTTCGCCGATCTCGTCCAGGCTGAAGCCGACCGCCTTGCCGCGCAGGATCAGCCCCACGCGCCGCCAGTCACGCCGCGAGTAGATGCGCGCCGCACCTTCGCGACGCGGGGCGATCAGCCCCTCTTCCTCATAGAAGCGCAGCGCGCGCGGCGTGATGTCGAACTCGCGCGACATCTCCGAGATTGTGAAACTGTCGGGGGTGTGCTCGTCCCGGTGGCGGACGGCGGATGCACTGTTGGAAGCCACTTCTCATACCTCACAAGACTATCCCTTGCCCGTACGGCAGGCGGGCCCGGCGCTGCAATCGCAGTTACACAAACGATTGCAACTTTAGTCTAAGCGGCTTCACTTTTCTGCAGAATGAACGTCTTCCAGCGTCTCGCCGTCGCTTTCGATGCGGCGATAGAAGCAGCTCCGCTGACCGGTGTGGCAGGCCGGCCCCGCCGGTTCGCATTGCAGCCAGACGGCATCCTGGTCGCAGTCGATTCGCGCCTCGACGACGCGCATGACGTTGCCGCTCGTCTCGCCCTTCTTCCACAGCCGGTTGCGCGAGCGCGAAAAGAAGGTCGCCTCGCCGGTCGCGACGGTGGCCTGCAGCGCTTCGGCGTTCATATGGGCCAGCATCAGCACTTCACCGGTCCTGTGATCGGTCACCACCGCCGTGATAAGTCCGGCGGCATCGAAACGGGGCAGCAGCCTGGCGCCCTTTTCACGGTCCTGTTCCATGCCGTGCCGATGAGCCAAAGCGGCCCTTCAGGCAAGAGCCTGCCTCGAATTCCGCAGGGTTCAGAATAAACTTGTGACAGTGGGGCGACAAACGCTCAGCCTGTGACTATATGCGCCGCTATCCGGCCAACGCGATGGGATTTCGCGATGCTCACCACGCATCCTTTTGACGACGACAAACTGCGCGAAGAGTGCGGAATATTCGGGATTTGGGGCGCCGAGACGGCCTCAGCCATGGTTGCTCTGGGGCTTCACGCCCTGCAGCACCGGGGGCAGGAAGCTGCCGGCATCACGAGCTGGGACGGCCATGCCTTCCACACCCATCGTGCGATGGGCCATGTGGCCGGCAATTTCGACCGGGACGAGGTGATCCGGAGTCTGCCGGGCCGAGTCGCCTGCGGGCATGTCCGCTATTCGACGACCGGCGAAACGGCTCTCCGCAATGTGCAGCCGCTGTTCGCCGAGCTTTCCTCGGGCGGCTTCGCGATCGCGCATAACGGCAACATCTCCAACGCGATGAAGCTGCGCCGCGAGCTCGTTCGTGGCGGTTCCATCTTTCAGTCGACGAGCGACACCGAGACGATCATCCACCTCGTCGCGATGTCCAAATATCGCACGTTGCTCGATCGTTTCATCGATGCGCTCAAGCAGGTCGAGGGCGCCTATTCGCTGATCTGCATGACGCCCGAGGGCATG encodes the following:
- a CDS encoding MerR family transcriptional regulator, which produces MASNSASAVRHRDEHTPDSFTISEMSREFDITPRALRFYEEEGLIAPRREGAARIYSRRDWRRVGLILRGKAVGFSLDEIGELLDLYDPRDKGAAQRAAAKRYCELKEDELRRQREAIESKLGELQRFAVQLDGKCN
- a CDS encoding DUF1465 family protein, translated to MNDGPREIRLRGRLVESLYTEAMLLADEARAYFEHRGREDRETLDPLGRVTMSCESLKVTTRLMHVLAWLLTERAIELGQMSDEEALASARRLGDAAGSERIVLDGLPAQARMLVESSLDLYARVRRLEGEAPDLPGPAISPALSLLDRLERAF
- a CDS encoding LacI family DNA-binding transcriptional regulator produces the protein MPNDVKSGARGKGAVSSISDLARLAGVSASTVSRALAGSKMISLDTRTRINALAREHGFRLNQMARNLRLKRTNAIGIVFPLGHEVGQHVSDPFFITILGHVADAVTDRGYDLLLTRVIPTDKLWLDSLANSGRLDGVIVIGQSNQEDVLEEAADNYSTLVVWGEFAEGQKYCSVGTDNVAGGRIAARHLIQKGRRHILFAGHADVPEISARYTGFLDAHREAGIEPAGVLPASLTPEGAYQLFADHLAANRAPDGIVAASDVIAMAAVRALADRGLAVPADVSVIGYDDVPTAAQFSPALTTIRQDIRRGAFEMVDRLFRRIAGDACDSVVMEPELVLRASA
- the hisI gene encoding phosphoribosyl-AMP cyclohydrolase — translated: MEQDREKGARLLPRFDAAGLITAVVTDHRTGEVLMLAHMNAEALQATVATGEATFFSRSRNRLWKKGETSGNVMRVVEARIDCDQDAVWLQCEPAGPACHTGQRSCFYRRIESDGETLEDVHSAEK